DNA from Myxococcales bacterium:
CGACCCGCTTTCGCGCACCACGCGCTTCATGCTCACGGAGGAGGCGCACCACATGTTCGTCGGCGAGACCGGCGTGCTCCGCGTCGTGGAGCGCACGGCGACGCAGATGAAGGCGCTCGGCCTCGAGCACCCGGACGACGTGCGCAAGCAGGGCCTCCTCGACCTGCCGCTCATCCAGCGCTACCTGAACCTCTGGTACGCCCTCTCGCTCGACCTGTTCGGCGGTGAGGTCTCGTCGAACGCGGCGAGCTTCTTCGCCGCGGGCCTGAAGGGCCGAGCGAAGGAGGAGCGCTACGAGGACCACGTCGCCCTCGACGCGTTCTACGACATGGAGGTCGTGCGCGACGGCAAGCTCGCTCGCGAGCACATCCCGCTCCGCAACGCGATGAACGAGGTCCTCCGCGACGAGTACGTGGAGGACTGCCAGCGCGGCGTCGACAAATGGAACCGCACGATCGCGGCCGCCGGCGTGTCCTTCGAGCTCAAGCTCCCGCACCGGCGCTTCTTCCGACACGTCGGGCTCGCGGCCGACGTGAGCTGCGATCCCACCGGGAAGGTGCTGTCGAAGGACGAGTTCGAGGCGCGGAAGGCCGAGTGGCTCCCGACCGAGGCCGACAAGGCGTTCGTCAAGAGCCTCATGCAGAAGCCGGTGTTCGATCCCACGCAGATGGCCCACTGGATCGCCGCGCCGAAGCACGGAATCAAGGGCCGCCCGGTCGACTTCGAGTACGTCCGCCACGCCTAGCAGCCTGTTGATTTACGGACCGAGGCCCGCGCGGCATCGGGCAAGGCGCGATCTACGGGCCGAGGTCCCTCGTCGTCCGCGCCCGGCCCGCCAAGGAGCGCGCGGAGCCTCGTCTCCGTGAGCACGCACCTCAGGACCGCAGCGCGCGCGGGCGAGAGGCCGCGGCGGGCCGACGGGAGTGAACCAACGGCCTGCCGAGTCCCTCTCTTCGCGAGGAGGGCATTCCCTGCTCGGCAGAGCCCGGCGGACATGCCCGTGGGAGCTCCTGGCGATCGGCACTCGGGCCAGTGGACAACGAGCACGGTTCCCCCCGCTCGGCGCGAAGGACGTCCGTCGTCTCGACAGAATGTGCGTCGACGGGGGCAGGCCGATGGCATAGCGTGCCGGCGTGAACTCGCGCTCACGGAGAGCCGCTCGCCGTCTTGCCTCGATTCTCGCGACGCTGCTGGGGACTCTGGGCACGTGGGCGTGCTGGAACTTCGACTTCTCCGAGACGAGCGCCAAGCCCGACGCGGCCGACGCGACCGACGCGACCGACGCGGCGGCTCCGAAGGACGAGTGTTCCCTGGGGCTTCCCGTCTACCAAACGAATTTCGTCGAGGCTGGGACCTCGGACTGGATCGAGAGCGCGAAGCCAGGTCAAGTCCGCCTCGAGGACGGAGGAGGCGTTCGCGTCTCGCTCACCA
Protein-coding regions in this window:
- the boxB gene encoding benzoyl-CoA 2,3-epoxidase subunit BoxB, with amino-acid sequence MSNVNNERIPNNVHLSDDKRLQRALEAWQPNFISWWTDMGPAGFQQDDVYLRTAISVTSDGWAHFDYVKMPEYRWGIFLADPVADRRIGFGDNMGQPVWQQVPGEHRNALRRLIVTQGDTEPASVEQQRLLGQSCPSVYDLRNLFQVNVEEGRHLWAMVYLLQSYFGRDGREEADALLERRSGDPDKPRILGAFNEPCSDWLSFFMFTFFTDRDGKYQLLALSESSFDPLSRTTRFMLTEEAHHMFVGETGVLRVVERTATQMKALGLEHPDDVRKQGLLDLPLIQRYLNLWYALSLDLFGGEVSSNAASFFAAGLKGRAKEERYEDHVALDAFYDMEVVRDGKLAREHIPLRNAMNEVLRDEYVEDCQRGVDKWNRTIAAAGVSFELKLPHRRFFRHVGLAADVSCDPTGKVLSKDEFEARKAEWLPTEADKAFVKSLMQKPVFDPTQMAHWIAAPKHGIKGRPVDFEYVRHA